CGGTCAACCGGGCCGGAGATCGACAAGGCTGCCACAATTTGCTTGTCCCGTCCAAAAATCGGCACTGCGACGGCAGCCGCGCCCGGCTCGCGTTCCTCAATTGAAATCGCGAACCCGTTGTCCCTGGTTTTTGCGAGAATTTCCAGGAATCCCCGTTTCGACAATTCTTCCGGCCAAGCCGGATCGTTCATTACAGCTTCGACGACATCCGGATCGGACCAGGCGAGCAACACTTTGCCGGAGGCTCCCACGTACAGCGGCAGCCGCTGCCCGATATTGGCCACGCGCCGAACTGGTTGGTTGCTTTCGACCGCCTGCGTGCGGATCCGTTCCTTGCCGACCCGTATGTAAAGCGAAATCGTTTCTCCCACTTCATCCCGCAACTGCGTCATCTGCGGCACGACGATTGAAGCGAGATCGTCCGACTGGTAGACATTGCTGACCAGTTCGAGCACGCTCCAGCCCAACCGGTATTTGTCGGTTTGCGGGTTGCGGCGGATAAACCCTTTGCTTTCAAGCGAAGCCAACAACCGGTGCACCGTGCTTTTGTGCAGGCCGACTTTCTTCGCGATTTCGCTGAGCCCCAATTCCATTTCCGTGCCGGAAAAACATAGCAGGATGTCAAGCGCCCTCTCCACTGCCCGCACGGTTCCTTTTTCCTGATCCATGACCGACACCTCGCCGGGAGGACTGATGTTTCATTGTGTGGAACGTCGTTTCATACAATAGCATACCATATTGCAAGACAATGATAAACGATCTTTTTGTATTTTTTACTGAAACGCCACCAAGTATCTTTTGCGGATCAGGGGAAGCGAACGGCTGTGGTCGGGCAGGCGTGCACTCCTGCTGGGCGGGCTGCATATGTTGTGGTAATCGCTGTGAGGGAGGGCGACGTGGTGAACACAGAGTGGCGACAGGTCATCCAACAATTTTTCGAAGCAAAAAATCGGGCCTGGCTGTCCG
This portion of the Effusibacillus pohliae DSM 22757 genome encodes:
- a CDS encoding IclR family transcriptional regulator; this translates as MDQEKGTVRAVERALDILLCFSGTEMELGLSEIAKKVGLHKSTVHRLLASLESKGFIRRNPQTDKYRLGWSVLELVSNVYQSDDLASIVVPQMTQLRDEVGETISLYIRVGKERIRTQAVESNQPVRRVANIGQRLPLYVGASGKVLLAWSDPDVVEAVMNDPAWPEELSKRGFLEILAKTRDNGFAISIEEREPGAAAVAVPIFGRDKQIVAALSISGPVDRFTQDAVQRFIPAARQTAQIISKMLAR